One genomic window of Scylla paramamosain isolate STU-SP2022 chromosome 20, ASM3559412v1, whole genome shotgun sequence includes the following:
- the LOC135110136 gene encoding uncharacterized protein LOC135110136 codes for MSLQPLSIRLPSLKTAGQGYIQHSSPCPNTSQPPLTTHVTPPQPASSPLSHPSLPAASHPSTQAYNRSIQHQHPAPAITSHHPAASSQHSPPSSQHSPLTTHQQALTTQHPVPALTTQQPAASSQHSPPSSQHSPPSTQHQHSSPSSQQPALSLRSSTPPPS; via the exons ATGTCGCTGCAGCCACTATCAATCAGGCTACCATCACTCAAGACTGCAGGGCAAGGCTATATACAACACAGCAGCCCTTGTCCCAACACCAGCCAGCCACCCCTCACTACCCACGTGACGCCACCGCAGCCAG CCTCCAGCCCTCTCAGTCACCCCAGCCTCCCAGCAGCCAGTCACCCCAGCACACAGGCATACAATCGCTCCATCCAGCACCAGCACCCGGCACCAGCAATCACCTCTCACCACCCAGCAGCCAGCAGCCAGCACTCACCACCCAGCAGCCAgcactcaccactcaccacccatCAGCAAGCACTCACCACCCAGCACCCAGTACCAGCACTCACCACCCAGCAGCCAGCAGCCAGCAGCCAGCACTCACCACCCAGCAGCCAGCACTCACCACCCAGCACCCAGCACCAGCACTCATCACCCAGCAGCCAGCAGCCAGCACTCAGCCTCAGGAGCAGCACACCTCCGCCAAGCTAA